The window CGAGGCGGTCGACGTCGGTACGGACATCGATCGAGTCTACGACGAGGACACGGCAACGCTCGGGGTAACCATCGGCGGTGACGGAACGTTCTTCGAAGGCGTCAAAACGTTCGCTCCGCGTGGGATTCCCGTACTGGGGGTAAACACGGGCACCCTCTCGTTTCTGGCACGCGTCGAACCGGAGGATCTCGATGCCGCCCTCGAGGAGACGCTGAGCGGTCGGGCGACCGTCGACAACCGCCAGCAGGTGGCCGTCAAGACCGACGGGCTCGAGGCGACGGGGCTCAACGAGGTCATGGTACAACACGTCCCACCGCAGAGCCCCATCGATCGGAAGGTTACCCGTCTGGACGTGTTTGCGAACGACGAGTACGTCGGGGAGTTCGAGGGGACGGGACTTGCAGTATCGACGCCGACGGGATCCACCGGGATCTCCCTCTCGGCCAACGGACCGATCCATTACCCGGTCAACAACCAGTCGATCCAGCTCGTGCCCCTCCACACCCACCAGATCGGCGTTCGCCCGGTCGTCATGGCACCGTCGACCGAGATTCGGGTCTACCCCGTCGGCCCAGCAATCTTACAGGTCGACGGTGGCCGTATGTACACGACCGTCGCCGAGGACGACGAAATCCTGATCACGGGGGCCGAAACCCCCGCACACATCGTACGAACGAGCTACGACGACCACTTCTTCACGGCGATAACGAAAAAACTCGGCTGGGACGTTCGATCCGAAGATGGTCGTCCGCTCCGACCCGACGCTGATCGCGTCCGCCGGACGCGGTTCGCTCGGCGCGGTCGGGACGCTGGATCGCTTTCAACCAGTGCCGACGTCGCTCACCTCCTCGACGAGGAGTCGTTCCCGCCGGAACACCCGATCAGACGGGCGCTCGAGGTCGCGATCGAGGCTGCCCAGAGCGCGGGCGAGCCGTTACGGGAGCTTCACGGTCGGGTGGAGTCGGTCACTTACAAAACGGATAAGACCGACATCGTGACCGAGGCCGATCGGCAGGCCGATCGCATCATCACGACCACCATCGCGACGGAGTTTCCAGATCACGGCATTTTCTCGGAGGAAAGCGGCCACCGCGAGCGATCGGGGCCGTACACCTGGGTGATCGATCCGCTCGATGGTACCGGCAACTTCGCCCACGGCAATCCGAACTACGCGATTTCGATCGCGCTCGCGATCGACGATACGCCGGTCATCGGCGTCGTGTACGTTCCCGAGACCGACGAACTGTTCGCCGCGGTCGACGGTGGCGAGGCCTGGCAAAACGGTAACCCCTTGCGGACGACAAGCCGCGAGCGCCTCGACGAGAGCATGCTCCTCTCGGGGTACGACCCCGACGGATCGTTTCTCGCGAACTTTTACCAGCAGACGCGTGGTGTCCGGCGACTCGGCTCGGCAGCGCTGAACCTCTGCTATCTCGCGAGCGGGAGCGCCGACGCCGTCTGGGAGTACGACACCTACCCGTGGGACGTCGCCGCCGGTCTCGTCATCGCCCGCGCGGCCGGTTCCCGAGTGACCGACGCGCGGGGGGCCCCGTTCGCGTTCGACCTCGAGACGGATACTCGAAAGGAACTGCTCGGCTCGAACGGTCCGCTCCACCCGTCGCTCCTGTCCCACCTCGATTCGGGCGTCGTCAATTCCGCCAGCCGCCAGGACGGGTAGTGTCACCGGAAGGAGTCAGTCTCGAGGCCGGGCGATGATTCCCAGGTGGTCGGTATGATACTCGTCCAGTCGACGCGCCTCGAGTACCTCGTACCCTTCCTCGAGCTGCTCTCGAACGTTCGAAAAGACTGCATCCGGCGCCGCAGTCACGTCCTCGCTGCGGGCTTTGATCGCGAGGACGAGCCGTCCGTCGTCCGCGAGGAACTGTCGGTTTGCGAGCGCGACGTCGGCCTGTCCCCGGGTCGCGACGTCCTGGACGATCACGTCCACGTTCGCTTCGACGACGTGTGCGTACGTTTCCGGCTTTCTGGCGTCTTTCAACAGCGGGAACAACCGTGGTCGACTTTCGGCTGCCGCGAGCAAGTCCCGCGTCGGTCGTGGCGCGAACTCGATAGCATAGGTCGGCCCAGCGAAGTCCGCGACGTGACTGACGGTCGTCCCGCTCGCCGCGCCCAGATAGAGGACGGTTTCGCCGCCCTCGAGGCCGGTGTCCACTCCGAGATCGAACATCGCGCCGAGTTTCGACCGGTTCGGATCCCAGACGCGCCACTCCCCATCTGTCGGCTCGCCGTACACCGGGTCACCGCGGGTGACGAGCCGTGACTGACCGTCGACGTCGCGGCGTTCGACGCCGGTCGGCAGCGTCGGTTTCTCACGCATCGTCCGATCCTCCGTCGTCCGCTCGAGCCTGTATCGTCTCGATCCGATCGGCGAGTTCGGCCTCGAGTTCCGGACGGTATTCACCTGAATAGTGGTCGATCCGAGCCGCTATCGACAGCTTGCCTGCCAGGGCGCGGGCGGCCGACCCCCGATCGTCCAGTCGCGTCCCACGAACGGCCTCGTGGGTGAAGATAATCCCGTGCTTCGGCGAACTCGCGTGGCCTCGAAGGTGGGCGAACAGCGCTTCCTCTGCGCCGAGCACCTGGACGGTACCCGAGGGTTTCTTCGCAAGCGATTCGAGTCCACCCGCCAGCGAGAGCAATCTCGCCGCGAGCACCGGGCCGGCCAGCGCCGAGAGGTTCGGTGCGACGACCGACGCGCGACGCTTCACGTACGCCTCGAGGCGGTCGGCTTCGGCGGCGAGGTCATCGACCCGCCGGGCCAGTGAGATGACAGGCTCGAGGGGATCGTCCGGCTCGAGATCGGCGTCGGTGGTGGTGGTGGTGTCTTCCCGTTCACGTCCACGCTCACGCTCACGTCCACGTTCGCGCTCGACGAGCGTGCGGGCGTAGTCAACTCCGGTTTCCGCCTCGGGGTCGACCGTGCCACCCCACTCGGCGAGTCGTTCGGCGAGTTCGTTCGCCGTTCGCTGACAGTCATCCAGGGCGCGGATCGCGTGGACGAGCTGTTGATCGTCGGCTTGCTCGCGAGCCGTGACCGCAGCCCGGGTGGCCGCCATCGTGGCGTCGTAGAGGGCGTCGTAGTAGGCGTCTTCGTCGGCGGCGAACCCGGACTCGACGGCCCGTGCCGGCCAGTCGGTGGGGGCCAACGTTGATCCAGCACGGATTCGATCGTGTCGGTCTGCCTCGTCGGCGTCGACGAACCACCCATCGTCACTCATAGCTGTCTCTTTTGGACGCGAGCGATTAACTCTTTTCTCACGGCTGGCAGCGGTGTCGAGCGTCGGCATCCCCTCCGTATCGACCTAAGTTATACACTCTGCAGAGACAATTTTATTACTCAATTGCTAAACGATATCAATAAGTCATTCGCTCACAAACCCCGCACCGACACCCATGGATGCCGATCACGTCGACGAGCTCACCACGCTCGGGCTCTCGAGTTACGAAGCGCGCGCGTACGCGACACTCGTCGAAAACGGTGTCATGACGGCTGACGACGTCGCGTCGACGGCCGACGTCCCGCTAGGTCGAATTTACGACGTCCTCAACACACTCGTCGAGCGAAGTCTCGTGCGAGCGGACGATGGTCGACCACGAACGTACACCCACGTCGATCCGTCAGTCGCCATCGACCGATTGCTCGAGCGCCGACAGAGCGAACTCGAAGCCAAACACAGCGAGTACGAACGGACGGCTGCGACCGCCCGACAGGTGCTCACCGAACTCACCGACCGGGACCAGACCGATCAGTTCGCAGCCAGCGCGCTCCACGACGACGCCGCACGCGAACTCGTCCTCGAGCAGTTCGTCCGGGCAACCGATACGATTCGGATCGGACTCACCGATGTCCCCTTCGAGCCTGCGTACAGAGACTCGTACATCGGACAGCTCGAGGAGTGTGCACACGCGGGCATTACCGTCCGGATTCTGGGTGGGACGATCGACGACAGATCGAACGACGTCGCTCGTCTGTACGATGCGGGTGTTCGCTTTCGACGGATCGAACGCGATCCTGCCCGTCGCGTCGTCGTCATCGACGGCCGTGAGGCCTGTGTCGAAGTTCTCGACCCGTTCCAGGCGACAAACCGACTCGCCGTCGTCAACTTCCGTGACGAGGCCGTCGCCACCGATCTCGCCGCACGCTTCGACGAGTACTGGCGACGAGCGGGGCCCGGACTGTGATTGTTCAGTTCGCGCCGGGATCGAAATGCGATCGTTCGAGTCGTCAGTTCAGATACCGAACGTCGCCCTGAGCATATCTCGCGTCCCGGGGCCGAGACCGACGGCGACCACGGTGATGAGCAACAGGATGGCGTAGCGGGGACTCTCCTCGAAAATTTCCTCGTCGAACACCCAGATGATGAACACTGCGGCGGCGACTTTGACGAGGAGGAACGGCCACGCCGCGCCGGTGACCTCCACGACCGACTGGGGCAAGACCGTGCCGGTCGTGTTGACGATCCACTCGTTGACCGGGTGTTTGGGCTCGTAGCTCAGCCCGAACAGGCCCGCCCAGTCGAGGCCGAGGACGTTCGCGATGCCGTCGACGCTGTGGGCCCAAATGATGACGGCACCCATGAAGCCGGTTCCACGATTGAGGTGTGGAGCGAACCGCCGAATCGCCTCGTAGGTGATGGCCGTGACCACGGTCGCGCCGACGAGTGTGATGACCGACACCATCGGGTAGAAGTTCGCCGTCTCGTGAGTCGCGGTGAAATAAACCAGGTACGCGAGCGTGACGGTGAGTGCGGCCGTTCCGATGCCGAACAGCGGATACTCGTAGCCGGAGACGTAGTCGTTACGATCCAGCCAGACCGACACGACGACCGCGATGAGAGCGATAAGGAAGACGGTCACGTAGATGAACGGACTGATCAGAAACGCTACCCACGGCAGTTCGATCGCCATCTCGCCGGACTCGACGAGCGACCGAACGTTCGCGTCCTCGACGGTTCGAAGCGCGCCGCCGAACAGCATGAACGGAAACAGGCCGTAGAAGCCCGCACGGTAGCGATCGATCTCGAGGCGCTGTAACAGGACGATGATCCCGATCAGCATGATCAC of the Natronosalvus vescus genome contains:
- a CDS encoding TrmB family transcriptional regulator produces the protein MDADHVDELTTLGLSSYEARAYATLVENGVMTADDVASTADVPLGRIYDVLNTLVERSLVRADDGRPRTYTHVDPSVAIDRLLERRQSELEAKHSEYERTAATARQVLTELTDRDQTDQFAASALHDDAARELVLEQFVRATDTIRIGLTDVPFEPAYRDSYIGQLEECAHAGITVRILGGTIDDRSNDVARLYDAGVRFRRIERDPARRVVVIDGREACVEVLDPFQATNRLAVVNFRDEAVATDLAARFDEYWRRAGPGL
- a CDS encoding NAD(+)/NADH kinase, which codes for MHGRRLATTEALIAVVSPESQGVLDTLESIAADRDIGLEAVDVGTDIDRVYDEDTATLGVTIGGDGTFFEGVKTFAPRGIPVLGVNTGTLSFLARVEPEDLDAALEETLSGRATVDNRQQVAVKTDGLEATGLNEVMVQHVPPQSPIDRKVTRLDVFANDEYVGEFEGTGLAVSTPTGSTGISLSANGPIHYPVNNQSIQLVPLHTHQIGVRPVVMAPSTEIRVYPVGPAILQVDGGRMYTTVAEDDEILITGAETPAHIVRTSYDDHFFTAITKKLGWDVRSEDGRPLRPDADRVRRTRFARRGRDAGSLSTSADVAHLLDEESFPPEHPIRRALEVAIEAAQSAGEPLRELHGRVESVTYKTDKTDIVTEADRQADRIITTTIATEFPDHGIFSEESGHRERSGPYTWVIDPLDGTGNFAHGNPNYAISIALAIDDTPVIGVVYVPETDELFAAVDGGEAWQNGNPLRTTSRERLDESMLLSGYDPDGSFLANFYQQTRGVRRLGSAALNLCYLASGSADAVWEYDTYPWDVAAGLVIARAAGSRVTDARGAPFAFDLETDTRKELLGSNGPLHPSLLSHLDSGVVNSASRQDG
- a CDS encoding NOP5/NOP56 family protein, with product MSDDGWFVDADEADRHDRIRAGSTLAPTDWPARAVESGFAADEDAYYDALYDATMAATRAAVTAREQADDQQLVHAIRALDDCQRTANELAERLAEWGGTVDPEAETGVDYARTLVERERGRERERGREREDTTTTTDADLEPDDPLEPVISLARRVDDLAAEADRLEAYVKRRASVVAPNLSALAGPVLAARLLSLAGGLESLAKKPSGTVQVLGAEEALFAHLRGHASSPKHGIIFTHEAVRGTRLDDRGSAARALAGKLSIAARIDHYSGEYRPELEAELADRIETIQARADDGGSDDA
- a CDS encoding fibrillarin-like rRNA/tRNA 2'-O-methyltransferase gives rise to the protein MREKPTLPTGVERRDVDGQSRLVTRGDPVYGEPTDGEWRVWDPNRSKLGAMFDLGVDTGLEGGETVLYLGAASGTTVSHVADFAGPTYAIEFAPRPTRDLLAAAESRPRLFPLLKDARKPETYAHVVEANVDVIVQDVATRGQADVALANRQFLADDGRLVLAIKARSEDVTAAPDAVFSNVREQLEEGYEVLEARRLDEYHTDHLGIIARPRD
- a CDS encoding DUF63 family protein, with translation MEEYVDRYGAGRIWLAVVGSLVAVITLAAVVFPQRVAVEILWHYYWGPVVADAQNYSCIAWDGGAQVACGPDTTGPEASPGYTWQSYAGYVPTLVIMLIGIIVLLQRLEIDRYRAGFYGLFPFMLFGGALRTVEDANVRSLVESGEMAIELPWVAFLISPFIYVTVFLIALIAVVVSVWLDRNDYVSGYEYPLFGIGTAALTVTLAYLVYFTATHETANFYPMVSVITLVGATVVTAITYEAIRRFAPHLNRGTGFMGAVIIWAHSVDGIANVLGLDWAGLFGLSYEPKHPVNEWIVNTTGTVLPQSVVEVTGAAWPFLLVKVAAAVFIIWVFDEEIFEESPRYAILLLITVVAVGLGPGTRDMLRATFGI